A part of Armatimonadota bacterium genomic DNA contains:
- a CDS encoding PEP-CTERM sorting domain-containing protein (PEP-CTERM proteins occur, often in large numbers, in the proteomes of bacteria that also encode an exosortase, a predicted intramembrane cysteine proteinase. The presence of a PEP-CTERM domain at a protein's C-terminus predicts cleavage within the sorting domain, followed by covalent anchoring to some some component of the (usually Gram-negative) cell surface. Many PEP-CTERM proteins exhibit an unusual sequence composition that includes large numbers of potential glycosylation sites. Expression of one such protein has been shown restore the ability of a bacterium to form floc, a type of biofilm.) → MKTHLITISIFAGLASLGNAQGYFSDNFDSSSQLDYYGVDREAPLSFTTGNFFGHTAAKLSVWDDSGQTNSFYDFQGEQRYGDTAHSTGFALPAVGTKLSMDIYVPSSWNGTASGSDDKRGGDLWARYDDVTQTIGNDAYPTVGFYNEGDGNGLNIETFDTYTGNISVIPLASANVQLDGWNNLSMIFDGTSLNSYVNGVLVHSDSNAGWANVASLESGFIQGWRPLSWVGTTNSYDVVVDNFQAVPEPATFAALGLGGLMLLRRRKKA, encoded by the coding sequence ATGAAAACTCATTTAATTACCATTAGCATTTTTGCAGGCTTGGCATCGCTGGGGAACGCGCAAGGTTACTTCAGTGACAACTTCGACTCGTCCAGTCAGCTGGACTACTACGGCGTGGACCGCGAGGCTCCTCTGTCGTTCACGACCGGGAACTTCTTTGGCCACACCGCCGCGAAGCTCTCCGTGTGGGACGACTCTGGTCAGACCAACTCGTTCTACGACTTCCAGGGAGAACAGCGCTATGGCGACACCGCCCATTCGACGGGCTTTGCCCTTCCGGCGGTGGGAACGAAGCTCAGCATGGACATCTACGTCCCGTCTTCGTGGAACGGTACCGCAAGCGGCTCCGACGACAAGCGCGGTGGCGACCTCTGGGCTCGCTACGACGACGTCACCCAAACCATCGGTAACGACGCCTATCCGACGGTCGGCTTCTACAACGAAGGCGACGGCAACGGCCTCAACATCGAAACGTTCGACACCTACACGGGCAACATTTCGGTTATCCCGCTCGCTTCGGCTAACGTTCAGCTCGACGGTTGGAACAACCTCTCGATGATCTTCGACGGCACCTCGCTGAACTCGTACGTCAACGGTGTGCTCGTCCACAGCGATAGCAATGCGGGCTGGGCCAATGTGGCTTCACTCGAATCTGGCTTCATCCAGGGCTGGCGACCGCTGTCGTGGGTTGGCACGACCAACAGCTATGACGTCGTGGTCGACAACTTCCAGGCCGTTCCGGAACCGGCGACCTTCGCCGCCCTCGGACTCGGCGGCCTCATGCTCCTGCGCCGACGCAAGAAGGCATAA